A genome region from Maylandia zebra isolate NMK-2024a linkage group LG6, Mzebra_GT3a, whole genome shotgun sequence includes the following:
- the grap2b gene encoding GRB2-related adapter protein 2b → MEATAKFDFEAKAEDDLSFKRGDCLKILQTSGNWYRAEHNGAMGFVPKNYIDIHIPSWYQENTSRTDAQEILMSQPVGAFLIRSSRKPAPGDFSISVRHPADVQHFRVMRDSRGQYYLWSEKFPSLNQLVEYYKKKSISKQSLLLLKETQKEERGDSNKLLPPHPIFPRSDRAPSPAPRQRKTSHTTQVRAIYDFKAEEADELEFSAGDIIEVLEVSDQTWWKGQLRGKKGLFPSNYTKPI, encoded by the exons ATGGAGGCTACGGCCAAGTTTGACTTTGAAGCTAAAGCGGAGGATGACCTGAGCTTCAAAAGAGGAGACTGCTTGAAA ATTCTGCAAACATCTGGGAACTGGTACAGAGCAGAGCACAACGGAGCTATGGGCTTTGTCCCAAAAAACTATATCGACATTCACATCCCCAG CTGGTATCAGGAAAACACCAGTCGCACTGACGCCCAGGAGATACTGATGTCACAGCCCGTGGGGGCCTTTCTCATACGAAGCAGCCGAAAACCAGCTCCAGGCGACTTCTCCATCTCTGTCAG ACATCCAGCAGATGTTCAGCACTTCAGGGTGATGCGTGACAGCAGAGGGCAGTACTACCTGTGGTCAGAAAAGTTTCCCTCACTCAATCAGCTGGTGGAatactataaaaaaaaatccatctccAAACAGAGTCTACTATTGCTCAAAGAGACGCAAAAAGAG GAAAGAGGAGACTCAAATAAGCTTCTACCTCCTCATCCTATTTTTCCACGTTCTGACCGTGCGCCTTCTCCAGCACCACGACAG CGCAAAACCTCCCACACAACGCAGGTCAGAGCCATTTACGATTTCAAGGCAGAAGAGGCGGACGAGCTGGAGTTCAGTGCAGGGGATATCATTGAGGTTTTGGAGGTCTCTGACCAGACCTGGTGGAAAGGTCAGCTAAGGGGCAAAAAAGGCCTTTTCCCCTCCAACTACACCAAACCCATCTGA